From Amphritea atlantica, a single genomic window includes:
- the tnpB gene encoding IS66 family insertion sequence element accessory protein TnpB produces MLRPSDSIQVYLYAEPVDMRKSIDGLSVLVEQEMTLSPSMEALFVFCNRGRDKIKLLCWERNGFIVWYKRLEKQRFRWPKSDDTLSLTGQELNWLLDGFDIFNNRPHQSLYFDSVS; encoded by the coding sequence ATGCTTCGCCCCTCTGACAGCATACAGGTCTACCTGTACGCTGAGCCCGTGGATATGCGTAAATCCATCGATGGCTTATCCGTACTGGTTGAGCAGGAAATGACGCTGTCTCCCAGCATGGAAGCCCTGTTTGTGTTCTGCAATCGCGGTCGCGATAAAATCAAGCTGCTGTGCTGGGAGCGCAACGGCTTTATTGTCTGGTACAAGCGACTGGAGAAACAGCGTTTCCGCTGGCCCAAGTCTGATGACACGCTCAGCCTTACCGGTCAGGAGCTGAACTGGTTATTGGATGGCTTCGATATTTTTAACAATCGTCCCCATCAATCCCTGTATTTTGACTCGGTCAGCTGA
- a CDS encoding IS66 family transposase, which yields MSAANKQLPNDPEALKRIIEQQANRIAALEESLRLQKLKKFGASSEKSPDQQEMFNEAELSMVVEEYLTESEAEQAQTELKTPKAKPGRKPLPAGLPRVRIEHDLSELEKQCPCGHERTEIGETTSEQLDIIPAQIRVLVNVRKKYACPTCEDGVQTALLPPQPIPKSNASPGLLAHIVTAKYQDALPLYRQEAILNRSGIEIPRNTLASWMIKAGELTQPLLNLLEDSMLAYPVLHCDETSVQVLKEPDKDAASKSYMWVRVGGPPTQPVRLFHYADSRRGEVASQLLAGYEGYLQTDDYAGYNAVGANGVITQLGCWAHARRKFIEAQKATAGKNKKAGKADMAVSLIGKLYAIEKKIKAESTEVRYQVRQQEAVPQLQKIRTWLDNTLHSTLPKGLLGKALSYLDKNWDKLTVYTEDGRLAIDNNPAENAIRPFVVGRKNWLFSATVPGAKSSANLYSLIETAKANQLEPYQYLRYIFEQLPKAKRIDQIEVLLPWNVTLQDAVN from the coding sequence ATGAGCGCGGCAAACAAACAGCTTCCAAACGACCCGGAGGCCCTCAAACGGATCATTGAGCAGCAGGCGAATCGTATCGCCGCGCTTGAAGAATCCCTGCGCCTGCAAAAACTCAAGAAGTTTGGTGCCAGCAGCGAAAAGTCTCCCGACCAGCAGGAGATGTTCAATGAAGCTGAACTGTCTATGGTGGTTGAGGAATACCTTACCGAAAGTGAGGCGGAGCAAGCACAAACTGAACTCAAAACACCGAAGGCTAAACCTGGCCGCAAACCGCTGCCAGCAGGCCTACCACGCGTACGCATCGAACATGATCTATCCGAGCTTGAAAAACAGTGCCCCTGCGGTCATGAGCGCACCGAGATCGGAGAAACCACAAGCGAGCAACTGGACATTATCCCGGCGCAGATCCGGGTGCTGGTCAACGTACGTAAAAAGTACGCCTGTCCTACCTGTGAAGACGGCGTCCAAACGGCGCTACTGCCGCCGCAACCCATTCCCAAAAGCAACGCCAGCCCTGGATTATTAGCTCACATTGTGACCGCCAAATACCAGGATGCACTGCCGCTGTATCGCCAAGAGGCGATACTGAACCGTTCCGGTATCGAGATACCCCGCAACACTCTGGCCAGCTGGATGATCAAGGCGGGTGAACTGACCCAGCCGCTACTTAACTTGTTGGAAGACAGCATGCTGGCTTATCCGGTACTGCATTGCGATGAAACCAGCGTGCAGGTCCTGAAGGAGCCCGATAAAGACGCCGCCAGCAAATCCTATATGTGGGTGCGGGTCGGCGGGCCACCCACGCAACCGGTACGGCTCTTTCATTATGCGGACAGCCGTAGGGGTGAGGTCGCCAGTCAATTACTGGCGGGGTATGAAGGCTACCTGCAAACCGACGACTACGCCGGCTACAATGCCGTGGGCGCGAACGGAGTCATCACGCAATTAGGGTGCTGGGCGCACGCCCGTCGTAAGTTTATCGAAGCGCAGAAAGCGACTGCCGGCAAAAATAAAAAAGCGGGCAAGGCCGATATGGCCGTCAGCTTGATTGGCAAACTGTACGCCATCGAGAAAAAGATCAAAGCCGAAAGTACGGAGGTCCGGTATCAAGTCCGCCAACAGGAGGCTGTGCCGCAGCTTCAGAAGATCCGGACCTGGCTGGATAATACCTTGCACAGCACGTTACCCAAGGGGTTACTCGGCAAAGCGCTGTCATATCTGGATAAAAACTGGGATAAGCTCACCGTTTACACGGAAGACGGCCGTCTGGCCATTGATAATAATCCGGCGGAAAATGCGATCCGCCCCTTCGTGGTTGGCCGTAAAAACTGGCTCTTCAGCGCCACGGTGCCGGGGGCTAAATCCAGCGCCAACCTCTACAGTCTGATCGAAACGGCGAAAGCCAATCAGCTGGAGCCTTACCAATACCTCCGCTATATCTTTGAGCAGCTGCCTAAAGCGAAGCGCATCGATCAAATCGAGGTACTGCTACCCTGGAATGTGACTTTGCAAGACGCTGTTAACTGA
- a CDS encoding IS5 family transposase: protein MENQLSFADCEYRQKRYQTRKEKFLARMETLVPWQRIEAVIEPYYPKPGNGRRPYPLMTMLRIHCLQQWYSLSDPAMEDALYEIASMRLFTSLSLDKPIPDHTTIMNFRHLLERNGLGRQIFEEVNNWLTEAGVLVKEGTLMDATIIEAPSSTKNKAGERDPEMHQTKKGNLWHFGMKAHIGVDARTGLTHSLETTAANEHDLNQADRLLHGDEQFVFADAGYRGIDKRDNLKDKAVDWHIAERPGKVRALKKHPRINKVPINIEYMKASIRAKVEHPFRIIKCQFGFTKARYRGLMKNDSKLATLFALANIVRVGQMLRA from the coding sequence ATGGAAAATCAGCTCAGCTTTGCCGATTGCGAGTATCGACAGAAGCGCTACCAAACCCGGAAGGAAAAGTTCCTGGCACGGATGGAAACGCTGGTTCCTTGGCAACGGATCGAAGCCGTCATTGAACCCTATTATCCCAAACCGGGTAACGGTCGACGGCCTTACCCACTGATGACGATGCTGCGCATTCACTGTCTACAACAGTGGTACAGCCTGAGTGATCCGGCAATGGAAGATGCTCTTTATGAAATCGCATCGATGCGGCTATTTACGAGTCTCTCGCTCGATAAACCAATCCCTGATCACACGACGATTATGAACTTCAGGCACCTACTGGAACGCAATGGACTTGGCCGGCAGATCTTCGAGGAAGTAAACAACTGGCTGACTGAGGCTGGTGTGCTGGTCAAGGAAGGCACTCTAATGGACGCCACCATTATTGAGGCTCCCAGCTCAACGAAGAACAAGGCGGGTGAGCGTGATCCGGAGATGCACCAGACGAAGAAGGGTAATCTCTGGCATTTCGGCATGAAAGCTCACATTGGCGTCGATGCCAGAACAGGTCTGACGCACAGCCTTGAAACCACTGCTGCCAATGAACATGATTTGAACCAAGCAGACCGATTACTGCATGGTGATGAGCAGTTCGTATTCGCTGATGCGGGCTACCGAGGCATCGATAAGCGGGACAACCTAAAAGACAAAGCCGTTGACTGGCATATTGCGGAGCGGCCAGGAAAAGTCAGGGCTCTTAAGAAACACCCGAGAATCAACAAAGTTCCGATAAACATCGAATATATGAAGGCCAGTATTAGAGCCAAGGTCGAGCATCCATTCAGAATCATAAAATGTCAGTTCGGGTTTACCAAGGCGCGATACCGTGGGCTGATGAAAAACGACAGCAAGCTGGCGACGCTTTTTGCTCTAGCCAATATCGTCAGAGTGGGTCAGATGCTACGTGCGTAG
- a CDS encoding universal stress protein encodes MITRILIPMDMRETNFAAKALAIAINEAENKQAELHVMTIVAGFHNPIVSSYFPALALQEAADEMTKHLNEYVKEKIPQGISVSTSVHEGKPAECIVSQAKTLGADMIVMPAHSRNKIDRVLLGSTTAKVVERAPCSVLVIRESS; translated from the coding sequence ATGATCACGCGTATTCTGATACCCATGGACATGCGAGAAACGAACTTTGCCGCAAAAGCCCTTGCCATTGCCATCAATGAGGCAGAAAACAAACAAGCTGAGTTGCATGTAATGACGATCGTGGCTGGGTTTCACAACCCTATTGTTTCATCCTATTTCCCGGCTCTTGCGCTTCAAGAAGCTGCCGATGAAATGACGAAGCATCTGAACGAGTACGTCAAAGAAAAAATTCCGCAAGGTATATCGGTCTCGACTTCTGTTCATGAAGGAAAGCCAGCGGAATGCATCGTTTCCCAAGCTAAAACGTTGGGTGCAGACATGATTGTCATGCCTGCCCATAGCCGTAATAAAATAGATCGGGTCCTACTAGGATCGACTACCGCAAAAGTAGTTGAGCGTGCACCTTGTTCTGTTCTGGTCATACGTGAGAGCAGCTGA
- a CDS encoding YjiH family protein, translated as MNKNETASMISFNPISIAKLAIYSFVGIFFFFIPIEFAGKTTIPLDHIVSWIRGNQADGAAIYALLMIIAGGLFPFYKGTWRTNYTQIVFSLLKLGGIAAGVMAYFSFGPEILFEKDMLPFLFNKLVIPVGLIVPIGAIFLAFLISYGLLEFIGVILQPVMRPLFKTPGKSAIDAVASFVGSYSIGLLITNRVYKSGQYSAKEAAIIATGFSTVSATFMVIVAKTLGLMDIWNLFFWSTLIITFVVTAITVRLFPLCKMDDKSSAPQHETFEHSRLKHAVIEGLSVTNQAPSMLVNIRQNLTEGLLMAMSILPSIMSVGLLGLLLAKYTPLFDWVGYLFYPFTALAQLPDPLLVAKASATGLAEMFLPALLMANSAVAAKFVAGTVAISSILFFSASIPCILSTEIPLTIRQMLMVWYQRVALTILLSAPVAFYAESLLSKV; from the coding sequence ATGAATAAAAATGAGACGGCGAGCATGATATCCTTCAACCCCATATCAATCGCAAAACTGGCAATATATAGCTTTGTTGGCATATTCTTCTTTTTTATCCCCATAGAATTCGCAGGAAAAACCACAATCCCTCTTGATCATATTGTGTCTTGGATTAGAGGAAATCAGGCTGATGGGGCCGCAATCTACGCGCTTTTGATGATCATAGCCGGCGGCCTTTTCCCTTTTTACAAAGGCACATGGAGAACAAATTACACACAAATTGTGTTCTCGCTTCTAAAGCTCGGCGGTATTGCCGCAGGCGTGATGGCTTACTTTTCATTCGGGCCAGAGATTCTGTTTGAAAAAGACATGCTGCCTTTTCTATTCAACAAATTAGTGATCCCGGTCGGCCTGATTGTACCGATAGGTGCAATCTTTCTTGCCTTCCTTATAAGCTACGGACTGCTGGAGTTTATTGGTGTTATCTTACAGCCGGTTATGCGACCGTTATTTAAGACTCCCGGCAAATCAGCAATTGATGCTGTCGCTTCATTTGTTGGCAGTTATTCAATCGGCCTGCTGATCACCAACCGCGTCTATAAGTCAGGGCAATACTCTGCCAAAGAAGCGGCGATCATAGCTACAGGCTTTTCGACGGTATCGGCAACATTCATGGTTATTGTTGCTAAGACCTTGGGCCTAATGGATATCTGGAATTTGTTTTTCTGGTCTACGCTGATTATCACATTCGTTGTTACCGCCATCACCGTGCGCTTATTCCCTCTGTGCAAAATGGACGACAAGTCTTCCGCGCCGCAGCACGAAACATTTGAGCATTCGCGGCTCAAGCATGCTGTGATTGAAGGCCTTTCAGTTACTAACCAGGCACCATCAATGCTTGTGAATATTCGTCAAAACCTGACCGAAGGCCTACTTATGGCAATGAGCATTCTTCCCTCAATCATGTCAGTAGGCCTACTCGGCTTGCTGCTAGCAAAATACACGCCGCTGTTTGATTGGGTGGGTTACCTGTTCTACCCCTTCACTGCACTAGCACAACTTCCTGACCCTCTTCTCGTTGCTAAAGCCTCAGCAACCGGACTGGCAGAGATGTTCCTACCTGCACTGCTAATGGCAAATAGTGCTGTAGCCGCCAAGTTCGTTGCCGGAACGGTCGCTATTTCATCCATTTTGTTTTTCTCGGCTTCTATTCCTTGCATCCTTTCAACTGAGATTCCATTAACGATCAGACAGATGTTGATGGTCTGGTATCAGCGTGTAGCTCTGACGATCCTTCTGTCTGCCCCTGTCGCCTTTTATGCGGAGAGCCTGCTAAGCAAGGTATGA
- the hutC gene encoding histidine utilization repressor, with translation MSTGPRYQQIKSFILNGVMQQDYQPGSKIPTEIQLADQFGVSRMTVNKAIRDLVQENVLIRHPGVGTFVSDAKAESPLTDIKNIAEEVRQRGHAYSCRVVKLEDTVAHEAIAMQMGVPIGTPVFRSVIVHLEDDLPIQLENRYVIVSLVPGYLEQDFTALTPNEYLSKTCPISSVEHIVEAILPDEKVQRHLDIEPNTACLLVNRRTWSDGRLVSYACLTHPGTRYKLRSIASRGD, from the coding sequence GTGAGTACAGGTCCACGTTATCAGCAGATAAAGAGCTTCATCCTCAATGGTGTCATGCAGCAGGATTACCAGCCCGGTAGTAAGATACCAACCGAGATTCAGTTGGCAGATCAGTTTGGTGTCAGTCGCATGACGGTCAACAAGGCCATCAGAGACCTGGTTCAGGAAAATGTTTTGATTCGTCACCCCGGAGTAGGGACCTTTGTTTCTGACGCAAAGGCAGAATCACCGCTTACTGATATTAAAAATATTGCTGAGGAGGTCCGTCAACGGGGGCATGCTTATAGCTGTAGGGTGGTTAAGCTGGAGGATACCGTTGCTCACGAAGCGATAGCCATGCAGATGGGCGTTCCAATCGGTACGCCAGTTTTCCGTTCGGTTATCGTGCACCTGGAGGACGATCTGCCGATCCAGTTAGAAAATCGGTACGTTATCGTGAGCCTTGTTCCAGGTTATCTTGAGCAAGACTTCACAGCATTGACTCCCAACGAATATTTGTCGAAAACATGCCCTATTTCTAGTGTTGAGCATATTGTAGAAGCGATACTTCCGGATGAGAAAGTGCAGCGGCACCTGGATATAGAACCTAATACAGCGTGCCTTCTCGTAAATCGGCGCACCTGGTCAGATGGTCGCTTGGTTAGCTATGCGTGCCTGACTCATCCGGGAACTCGATACAAGCTAAGATCAATAGCATCGCGCGGAGATTGA
- the hutI gene encoding imidazolonepropionase gives MVINLFEACERIWTNVNLATITPLATNPYGRLSNQALGVRQGRIAAIAPMAELAHVQLLGEVIDCKNGWMTPGLIDAHSHLVFAGNRAHEFEQRLLGVTYEDIACQGGGILSTVKATRQASIEELVNLSEPRLKALMAEGVTTIEIKSGYGLSVESELKMLRAAKSLAERNPVRVSTSLLGAHALPPEYQGNSNSYIDLVCNELIPAAVQEDLVDAVDVFCEGIAFTPEQCERVFQAAKVHGLGVKAHVEQLSNLHGAELAARYNAWSVDHIEWLDEAGAKAVAESGTVATLLPGAFYFLRETKVPPIELIRKHGIPIAIATDLNPGSSPLASLRLAMNMACTLFHLTPEESLAGVTSNAARALGLGSKLGRLEVGMRADMILWDIDTPAELSYQFGVNPIKQRIFNGEVSNVWD, from the coding sequence ATGGTGATTAACTTGTTTGAAGCCTGTGAACGAATTTGGACCAACGTCAACTTAGCGACGATCACACCACTCGCTACAAACCCTTACGGCAGATTGTCGAACCAAGCTTTGGGTGTTCGGCAAGGTCGTATTGCCGCAATCGCTCCCATGGCTGAGTTGGCTCATGTGCAGCTGCTTGGTGAAGTCATCGACTGCAAAAACGGCTGGATGACGCCGGGCCTGATAGATGCTCACAGTCATCTTGTGTTTGCCGGCAATAGGGCGCATGAGTTCGAGCAGCGCTTGCTAGGAGTCACATATGAAGATATTGCCTGCCAGGGAGGTGGAATTCTCTCCACCGTCAAGGCCACTCGCCAAGCCAGTATTGAGGAGCTTGTTAATTTGTCAGAGCCCCGCCTTAAGGCCTTGATGGCTGAGGGAGTTACGACCATTGAAATAAAATCAGGGTACGGTCTAAGCGTCGAGTCAGAACTTAAGATGTTGCGTGCCGCAAAGTCCCTGGCTGAACGTAATCCGGTACGGGTTTCTACGTCACTGCTGGGGGCTCATGCGCTACCGCCGGAATATCAAGGAAATTCTAATAGCTACATCGACTTGGTTTGTAATGAGCTTATTCCGGCAGCTGTTCAGGAAGATCTGGTGGATGCTGTTGATGTTTTTTGTGAAGGCATTGCATTCACCCCTGAACAATGTGAGCGGGTTTTTCAGGCTGCAAAAGTACATGGCTTGGGAGTTAAAGCACATGTAGAGCAGCTATCCAACTTACATGGTGCAGAATTGGCCGCGAGGTATAACGCCTGGTCGGTTGATCATATTGAATGGCTTGATGAAGCTGGTGCTAAGGCCGTAGCTGAATCAGGCACAGTGGCGACGCTGCTGCCCGGTGCTTTCTATTTTCTGCGTGAGACTAAGGTCCCACCAATCGAATTAATTCGTAAGCATGGAATTCCGATCGCAATTGCGACAGATCTTAATCCGGGCTCATCGCCTCTAGCGTCTCTGCGTTTAGCTATGAACATGGCCTGTACTCTATTCCATCTCACACCTGAAGAAAGCTTAGCTGGTGTTACAAGTAACGCTGCTCGTGCGCTTGGTCTAGGTTCCAAGCTTGGTCGACTAGAAGTGGGGATGCGTGCTGATATGATCCTTTGGGATATAGACACACCTGCGGAGCTTTCTTACCAGTTTGGCGTAAATCCAATAAAGCAAAGAATATTTAATGGAGAGGTGAGTAATGTCTGGGACTAA
- a CDS encoding formimidoylglutamase — protein sequence MSGTKFKAIWSGRTDSEEAEELATRLHQVIVPFSRGEEGLAIVGFCSDEGVSRNKGRKGARNAPDQLRRALANLPWSSNRQAYDAGNIICEDDQLEQAHEDLANRVSDCLAGGHFTFVLGGGHEVAYGNWLGLVQHFESQESVPLIGIINFDAHFDLRLDRNGCSSGTPFYQIAKQCEQKKYPFKYSCFGVSEVANSLALFNRADLLGVSYRKDSDMGVTALDEITNQLEQFIDDCDVLYLTIDLDVLPASEAPGVSAPASRGVGLEVLEPLIETIKSSGKLKLADIAEYNPVFDIDNRTARVAARLFYNIVK from the coding sequence ATGTCTGGGACTAAATTTAAAGCTATTTGGTCAGGTCGTACCGACTCCGAAGAAGCTGAGGAGCTGGCAACACGATTGCACCAAGTAATTGTGCCATTCAGTCGTGGTGAAGAAGGCTTGGCTATAGTTGGTTTTTGTTCTGATGAGGGAGTTAGTCGTAATAAAGGGCGTAAAGGTGCTCGAAATGCTCCAGACCAATTACGTCGAGCTTTAGCTAACCTTCCGTGGTCATCAAACCGCCAGGCATATGATGCTGGAAATATTATCTGTGAGGATGATCAACTAGAGCAGGCGCATGAGGATTTAGCCAATCGTGTGAGTGATTGTCTTGCTGGAGGGCATTTCACTTTTGTTCTCGGTGGTGGTCATGAAGTTGCTTATGGAAACTGGCTTGGTCTGGTGCAACATTTTGAATCTCAAGAGAGTGTGCCACTCATCGGGATAATAAATTTTGATGCTCATTTTGACTTACGTCTTGATAGGAATGGTTGTAGTTCAGGCACTCCCTTCTACCAGATTGCTAAACAGTGTGAGCAAAAAAAGTATCCATTTAAATATAGTTGCTTCGGTGTAAGTGAGGTTGCAAATAGCTTGGCACTGTTTAATCGAGCTGATTTGCTAGGCGTTAGCTATCGAAAAGATTCTGATATGGGTGTAACTGCTCTAGATGAGATCACTAATCAGCTAGAGCAGTTTATTGATGATTGTGATGTCTTGTATTTAACAATCGACCTAGATGTATTACCCGCCAGTGAAGCTCCCGGCGTCAGCGCGCCAGCATCGAGAGGTGTTGGTCTTGAAGTGTTGGAGCCTTTGATAGAAACCATAAAAAGCTCCGGAAAACTAAAATTAGCTGATATTGCTGAATACAACCCCGTATTCGATATCGATAACAGGACCGCTCGAGTCGCAGCGCGTCTTTTTTACAACATTGTTAAGTGA
- the hutU gene encoding urocanate hydratase has product MTNTRHDPSRVIKAPTGSNITCKSWLTEAPMRMLMNNLHPDVAERPEDLVVYGGIGRAARNWECYDKIIEVLHRLEDDESLLIQSGKPVGVYKTHPDAPRVLIANSNLVPEWGNWEHFNELDKKGLMMYGQMTAGSWIYIGSQGIVQGTYETFVAMAKKHFDGDASGKWVLTGGLGGMGGAQPLAATMAGFSCITVECDETRIDFRLRTRYVDKKARSLDEALGMIDEARANGEAISVGLLGNCADIFPELVERGITPDVVTDQTSAHDPLNGYLPQGWTMEHAAEMRQKDEAAVVDAAKESMAVQVRAMLVLQSRGAATTDYGNNIRQMALEKGVKNAFDFPGFVPAYIRPLFCEGIGPFRWVALSGDPEDIYKTDQKVKDLIPNDPHLHNWLDMARERIEFQGLPARICWVGLKDRARLALAFNEMVKNGELKAPIVIGRDHLDSGSVASPNRETEAMLDGSDAVSDWPLLNALLNTAGGATWVSLHHGGGVGMGFSQHSGVVIVADGTEAAAKRLGRVLRNDPGTGVMRHADAGYDIAINCAKEQRLDLPMLEA; this is encoded by the coding sequence ATGACAAATACTCGTCATGATCCTAGTCGTGTAATTAAAGCGCCAACTGGCTCGAATATCACCTGTAAAAGCTGGTTGACCGAAGCCCCAATGCGAATGCTGATGAATAACCTTCATCCTGATGTGGCAGAAAGGCCTGAAGATTTGGTTGTTTACGGTGGTATTGGTCGAGCTGCCCGTAACTGGGAGTGCTATGACAAAATTATTGAGGTGCTGCATCGCCTTGAAGATGATGAGTCTCTGCTTATTCAGTCCGGTAAACCTGTTGGGGTATATAAAACGCATCCCGACGCCCCTCGAGTGCTGATTGCGAACTCCAATCTTGTGCCTGAATGGGGTAACTGGGAGCACTTTAACGAGCTGGATAAAAAAGGTCTGATGATGTATGGCCAAATGACTGCTGGCTCATGGATCTATATTGGCTCACAGGGCATCGTTCAAGGCACGTATGAAACATTCGTCGCTATGGCCAAAAAGCACTTTGATGGTGATGCATCAGGTAAGTGGGTTCTTACAGGTGGGCTTGGTGGTATGGGTGGTGCTCAGCCACTAGCTGCAACAATGGCAGGATTCTCTTGTATCACTGTTGAATGTGATGAAACTCGCATCGACTTCCGTCTTCGTACCCGCTATGTCGATAAAAAAGCACGTAGCCTTGATGAGGCGCTGGGTATGATTGATGAAGCCCGTGCTAATGGAGAGGCTATTTCTGTTGGTCTTTTGGGGAACTGTGCAGATATCTTCCCTGAACTGGTCGAGAGAGGTATTACGCCGGATGTTGTAACCGACCAGACTAGTGCTCATGATCCGCTGAACGGTTATCTCCCGCAAGGTTGGACGATGGAACATGCAGCAGAAATGCGACAGAAGGATGAAGCTGCCGTAGTTGATGCAGCTAAAGAGTCGATGGCCGTGCAGGTAAGGGCTATGCTGGTGCTACAGTCTCGTGGTGCAGCAACTACAGATTACGGTAACAATATTCGCCAGATGGCTCTAGAAAAAGGGGTGAAAAACGCTTTCGATTTCCCTGGTTTTGTACCTGCTTATATCCGTCCGCTGTTCTGTGAAGGTATTGGTCCATTCCGTTGGGTTGCTCTTTCCGGTGATCCTGAAGATATCTATAAGACAGATCAAAAAGTGAAGGATCTGATCCCTAATGATCCTCATCTTCATAATTGGTTAGATATGGCCCGTGAACGTATTGAGTTTCAGGGGCTACCCGCTCGTATCTGCTGGGTAGGTCTTAAGGATCGTGCACGTCTGGCCCTGGCTTTTAACGAGATGGTGAAGAATGGCGAGCTGAAAGCTCCGATAGTTATTGGGCGTGATCACCTGGATTCAGGATCAGTTGCCAGTCCGAACCGTGAGACAGAAGCGATGCTGGATGGTTCAGATGCTGTATCTGATTGGCCGTTACTTAATGCGCTGCTTAATACTGCTGGTGGAGCAACCTGGGTTTCTCTTCACCATGGTGGTGGTGTGGGCATGGGCTTTAGCCAACATTCTGGTGTAGTCATTGTTGCAGATGGTACTGAGGCAGCAGCAAAACGCTTGGGACGTGTATTACGTAACGATCCAGGTACCGGTGTTATGCGCCATGCTGATGCGGGCTACGATATTGCGATTAACTGCGCTAAAGAACAGAGACTGGATTTACCAATGCTGGAGGCATAA